The Flavobacteriales bacterium nucleotide sequence GTGGTCTTCTCGCCATATTATCTCTAAGGTAGTCAAAGCCAAACTCGTTATTTGTACCGTATGTAATGTCTGCCATATAGGCTTTTCTTCTTTCTTCAGAGTTAGGCTGGTGTCTGTCAACACAGTCGATTGTTAAGCCGTGAAATTGATAAATAGGCCCCATCCATTCACAGTCTCTTTTAGCTAGGTAGTCATTAACTGTTACAAGGTGAACTCCTTTACCAGCAAGCGCATTTAAATATACAGGTAGGGTAGCCGATAAAGTTTTTCCCTCTCCAGTTTGCATTTCTGCTATTCTACCAGAATGAAGAACATACCCACCTATGAGTTGAACGTCATAGTGAACCATATTCCATTCTATTTCATTACCTGCGGCAATCCATTTGTTGTAGAATGTGGCTTGATTTCCATTAATTTCAACGTTGTTATACTCAGCGGCTAAATCTTTATCAAAATCATTGGCAGTTACAATGATATTTCCTTGCGAAAACCTGTAAGCTGTTTCTTTAACTACAGCAAAGGCTTCAGCTAAAATTTCATTCAGAGTTTCTTCAGTAGTGCTGACAATCTCTTTTTCTAATTTGTCTATCTGTGCATATAAATCTTCTTTTTCTTGCAGTTCAACATCTGTGTTTTCAGCTTTTTCTGTCAACAGTTCTATTTCACTTTGAAGATTTGAGGAAGCGTCTTTAATCTGTTTTTTAAACGATTCAGTTTTACTTCTTAGTTCATCATTGGATAGCGATTGAATAGAAGGATAAACCGCTTTAATTTTATCAATGATAGGATTTATTTCCTTTAAATCTTTATCGTATTTGTTACCAAAAAGTTTTGTTGTAAAATCGAATAGTCCCATCGCTTAAAATTATGCTGTTAAATTATGGATTAGCAAATTTACTTTTTTAAGAGATACCCTTGACTTTTTGCATAAAAAAAAGCTGCAAAATTGCAGCTTAAAATTTTAATACTCATCTTCATTGAAGAAGAAGTCGTCTTTATCTGGGTAATCTGGCCAAATATCTTCTATAGAATCAAACATTTCACCATCATCTTCTAATTCTTGAAGATTTTCTACGACTTCCATAGGTGCTCCAGAGCGAATTGCAAAATCAATAAGCTCATCTTTATTAGCTGGCCAAGGTGCGTCTTCTAGTTTTGATGCTAATTCTAATGTCCAATACATAACCTTAAATATTTTTTGCAAATGTAATTTTTTTAGTCAAATAGACAATGTTTTTTTTACATTCTAGGCTTCCAAGGTATCTCTTCAGCGTTTAATTTTTTAGTGAGAAAACGGCTCAAAACAAAAAGATAATCAGATAATCGGTTGAGATATTTGAGAATTAAATCGTATTGAAGTGTTGTTTCTGGTAAATCAACTACTAAACGCTCAGCTCTACGGCATATACATCGAGCAATGTGACAATAAGATACGGTGGTATGTCCGCCAGGTAAAATAAAGGATTTCATCTCTGGTAATTCTTCATTCATTTTATCAATTTCTTGCTCTAAAATGTCAATATCCTTTTCTTCAATGAGAGGAAGTTTCATTTTGTTTGAAGCACCTTCATTGGCTAGTAGAGCTCCTATGGTAAATAGTCTGTCTTGGGTCTCAACTAACATTTCAAATGATTGTTTGTCAATTTCTTGATCCCTTACTAGTCCAATATAAGAATTAAGCTCGTCAATAGTGCCGTAAGCTTCAATTCTAGAGTTGTTTTTAGGCACTCTTTTTCCACCTATTAGCTGGGTAGTTCCTTTATCTCCTTTTTTAGTATAAATCTTCATTTCTTAAACTTATTCCCTTGGTGATTTATTAATTTTATCACTTTCTATTTCCCCATCTCTTAGCCTTATTATACGATGGGCATATTGAGCGATATCTTCCTCATGTGTTACAATAATTATGGTGTTGCCATTTTTATGAATATCTTTAAAAAGAGCCATTATTTCTTCAGAAGTAGCACTATCAAGATTTCCTTTGGGTTCATCTGCTAGAATTATGGATGGATTGTTAACTAGGGCTCTGGCAACAGCAACACGTTGTCTTTGTCCTCCTGATAATTCATTCGGTCTATGATTGACTCTGTCGGATAGATTAACCTTTTTGAGTGCGGTTAGTGCTTTTTCTACCCTCTCTTTTTTGTCATAACCTGAATATATTAGTGGCAGCATCACGTTTTCTAGGGCAGTAGATTTTGGTAGTAGGTTAAAACTTTGAAAGACAAAACCGATTTCTTTATTTCTGATTTCGGCAAGGCTATTGTCATTTAATTGACTAACATTTTTATTAGCTAAATGGTAATTTCCATTTGTTGGTGTATCCAAACAGCCAAGAATATTCATTAATGTAGATTTGCCAGAACCAGATTGTCCCATTAAAGCAACAAATTCATTTTTTTCAATAGAGATATCAATTTTCTTTAGGGCTTTAATGGTTTCATTACCCACAAAAAAGTGTCGTGCTATATTTTCAATTTCAATAACTGCCATAGTTGGTGTAAAGTTAGTTAAAAACGAATGATAAAATTTTCTTTGACTTGCTCTTTTCTAAAAAACATGATACCTGTGTAAAATAAATCAACACTTACCTTAACTTCTTTATGTTTTATTATTTGATTCCAAGCTTTTTCCATTTCTTGTGACTTGTGGATATTGCTTATGATCATAACACTATTATTGTGTGTGTATTTCAGACAATTTTCAAAATTATCTATTATTTTTTCTTCATGAATTTGAGGCTTTAAAAATATAAAGTCAAACTTCTTCGTTAGGCTGCTACGTCTTGTGCCTAGCTCGGACTCCATTGTTGGAACTGTTTTAAAGTAAGATACATTAACTTTAGTTTGAGTATTGGTTAGAAATAAGGGTTCGAGCTCTTTAGAATTCCCTATTTCTAATAGATTTATGGATTGCAGATAGTTCGTTATTCTATATATTAATTTTAAACGCTTTACGTTTGGGTAGGAAAGGTTTGTATCTTTTATCTGATGGATTTTTTCGTACTCTTTTTTATGACCTTTATCATTGAATACTTTCGTCACCAAGTCATAAATAAATGGGGAATGTACGCCATGCTTAGTTGTACTTAAAAAAAGATATTTAAGGTACTTTACAGATAAAAGTAATTTGCTCATTCAGCAAATGTAATAATCTATCTTAATAGTGTTATTGAACCCTTTTTTTGAAAAGTTTTACCAGTCATAAGAGATTCAACGGTTATCGTATAGATATAAACTCCAGATGGCACTTGACCTCCATTTTTGTAAGAGCCGTCCCAAGAAATAGTTTCGTCATTGCTATAAAAAATAGATTCGCCAAAACGATTAAATACTTCAAATTCATAATTTACCCCTTCTATTGAAAAAATAGACACTTCGAATGTATTGTGCATGTTGTCGTCATTTGCAGGCGTAAATGAGTTTGGCACAAATACTTCAAATAACTCTTTGAAGTTTGCACGAATTGCATCTGGTGATTCTACTGTAAAGTTAGAATATACTGCGTTTTCATCAGGATTGATTTTATTATTCTGATAATCCCAATGAGAGAATCTCCATCCGTTAGTAGGTATCGCCTCAAGGTTAACATTTTCCATGTATGGATAAGTTATTGTCGAATCTTCAACATTAATATTTTGTGCTCTAATTTGACCACTTCCTTCGGGAAAAACTTGATAACTGACGTCATAAAAAATATTAGCATCGTAATAAATAGTTATAGTATCAGATTTGTTTACGCTAAACCCTTGCAAAGGGGATATAGATTGTCCAGAAATATACCCTCCATTATTAGAAGTGAAATATAAAAATTCCCAATTGATATTGGATTTAGCTTCTAAGCTAATATTGGTGCCGTAAAACTCTGTTGTTGTATAGGGAAAAGTTGATATATTGTTTCCATTGATTAAAAATTCAATATCAGCGTTTGATGGCTCAAGAATGTAGGTAATATCAAAGGTTTGTTGATTTAAATGTAAGACTACAGTGTCAGAGCTATTAGCAATTATATTTACATTTTCATCTGTTGTTGTTGGTGAAAAGGAGTGATTTGTACTGCTCCAATATCCCATTTCCCATCCTAAATTAGGTTGAGCACCAAGCATAACATTTGAGTTGTCAATATAACTTTGAGTATAAGGGAACGAAGTAATTGATGTGCCATCGATTGATATATTTCCTGACCCAGTTGGCTCAACTAAAAATGTGATTTCGTTAGCGTCAAAATAGAAAATGATAGTAATATCTCCTTGTAATTCTAGAGAGAAATCAGTATCTGTTTCGTTATAATTGTAATTTTCATTACTCACAATTTCATAATAAGAGAAGTTTCCGTTTGCTACGCTAAAATCAATATCGATTCCTCCAAAATATTCTCCGCTAAATGGTGTGTTTGTTTGATTTATATCGAAAAAATTGTTGAAATCAACTTCTCCTATACCCTCTATAACTATGGTTACATCAAATGGTCCTTCAACATCATAACAGTCTACTATGGCAGCGTTTAGAAAGGTGCAGCGTTCATTCATGAAATCCTTCATGAAATTTACATTGTCCATCCATTCATTATATGTTCCGCCCCAAGTGTCTATTTGGTCTTGCATTTCAGGCTCTATTATTCCAATAAGACTGTCCAAGTGTTGAATCATAAATTCACAGGATAAATAGGAATTGGAAAGATTAGACCAGCGATTGATATAGTCGTCAAAGAATTCTTCATTTTGAATTAAAGCATTCCATATCGGGATATGTCCCTGACCTCCTATATTTCCTAAAGTTTCAGCATCACAAGGATCTGCATCGGGATCAGTGTTTGGAATGTTAGTATAATTTGCGCCATGATCAAAGGTGTTATCCATGTCCCATAGAGCATATCGCCACTTCTTTTTGTCTCCGTCTTCTTCAAGACCTTTCCACCATGCCGTATTCCAATTGAGCCAATCTGCATTTACAGTGTAAGAATTAAGGATATAATAATCTATCAAACTCCCAACATTATAACGGTCCTTAGCGTAATCATAGTTAGCCTGAATAGCCATATCGTTACCAGTAATGTAGTTTCTAATATCATCCCAGCTATTTACAACCGTATTTGGGTCTTGATCATCAGTAAGAAC carries:
- a CDS encoding DUF2795 domain-containing protein — its product is MYWTLELASKLEDAPWPANKDELIDFAIRSGAPMEVVENLQELEDDGEMFDSIEDIWPDYPDKDDFFFNEDEY
- a CDS encoding CotH kinase family protein → MRLLLISLLIFVSISSHSQIVINEYSAANFDDFADNYGDNEDWFELYNSSAATINLNGYYLSDKEDNLTKWQFSSDVNINPNEHLIVFCSGRNEINGNNIHTSFKLHQTKNNEWIILTDPDGLTVVDSVFIKPCLTNSSRGRMNYTDDTKAVFTNPTPGAINTNGFVDYSSTPTFNPIAGIHAAPINVSITADPGNTIYYTTDGSLPDDSDNLYNGPIAINNTTVLKAVAYSNDPDILPSFMEYGTYFIGVSHSMKILSISGRESDNLANPELYELIAGGQQIEPNGTFEIYNSDGSLFDKARGEFNEHGNDSWAYAQRGFDYITRDQFGYNYAIKGEVFNDIDRDRFQRFIVKCAANDNYPFSYGSSGAHIRDAYVQSLSQVANLRLDERSHESCVMYLNGEYWGVYELREKVDDLDYTDIHYDQDSVAFLKTWGGTWVDVLTDDQDPNTVVNSWDDIRNYITGNDMAIQANYDYAKDRYNVGSLIDYYILNSYTVNADWLNWNTAWWKGLEEDGDKKKWRYALWDMDNTFDHGANYTNIPNTDPDADPCDAETLGNIGGQGHIPIWNALIQNEEFFDDYINRWSNLSNSYLSCEFMIQHLDSLIGIIEPEMQDQIDTWGGTYNEWMDNVNFMKDFMNERCTFLNAAIVDCYDVEGPFDVTIVIEGIGEVDFNNFFDINQTNTPFSGEYFGGIDIDFSVANGNFSYYEIVSNENYNYNETDTDFSLELQGDITIIFYFDANEITFLVEPTGSGNISIDGTSITSFPYTQSYIDNSNVMLGAQPNLGWEMGYWSSTNHSFSPTTTDENVNIIANSSDTVVLHLNQQTFDITYILEPSNADIEFLINGNNISTFPYTTTEFYGTNISLEAKSNINWEFLYFTSNNGGYISGQSISPLQGFSVNKSDTITIYYDANIFYDVSYQVFPEGSGQIRAQNINVEDSTITYPYMENVNLEAIPTNGWRFSHWDYQNNKINPDENAVYSNFTVESPDAIRANFKELFEVFVPNSFTPANDDNMHNTFEVSIFSIEGVNYEFEVFNRFGESIFYSNDETISWDGSYKNGGQVPSGVYIYTITVESLMTGKTFQKKGSITLLR
- a CDS encoding ABC transporter ATP-binding protein, encoding MAVIEIENIARHFFVGNETIKALKKIDISIEKNEFVALMGQSGSGKSTLMNILGCLDTPTNGNYHLANKNVSQLNDNSLAEIRNKEIGFVFQSFNLLPKSTALENVMLPLIYSGYDKKERVEKALTALKKVNLSDRVNHRPNELSGGQRQRVAVARALVNNPSIILADEPKGNLDSATSEEIMALFKDIHKNGNTIIIVTHEEDIAQYAHRIIRLRDGEIESDKINKSPRE
- a CDS encoding cob(I)yrinic acid a,c-diamide adenosyltransferase, whose protein sequence is MKIYTKKGDKGTTQLIGGKRVPKNNSRIEAYGTIDELNSYIGLVRDQEIDKQSFEMLVETQDRLFTIGALLANEGASNKMKLPLIEEKDIDILEQEIDKMNEELPEMKSFILPGGHTTVSYCHIARCICRRAERLVVDLPETTLQYDLILKYLNRLSDYLFVLSRFLTKKLNAEEIPWKPRM